From the Helianthus annuus cultivar XRQ/B chromosome 17, HanXRQr2.0-SUNRISE, whole genome shotgun sequence genome, the window TGGGACCGGGTCAGAAGGTGCCACAATTCGTCTTTACATTGAGCAGTACGAAAAAGATTCGTCCAAAACCGGAAGAGATTCTCAAGAAGCACTTGCTCCTTTggtaaacttttttatttttcttttcatttttaggGACAATCTCGTATATACCCTTGAAAACGTGCATAATATCATATTTATCCACTCAAAATATATTACATTTTAAGTGTACTTGTTTTATTAAGTACAATTTTGTAATATGACTATTATacccttctttttcttcttacaaTCTAAACTCTCATATCTTAAAGTTTTAAGGGAAAGCTATAATAAATGTCATAAATTTGAAAATTAGTATATTTGTTATAATGATTTTTTATTggttaaatatgatataataccAAGTTTTGAGCATATTTATATTACATACAAGGAAATAAGGTTGTAAACAAGCTCGGGCTTCGGCTCGTTAGCTTAGCAGAGCTCGAGCTTGGCTTATTTCTAGCTCTACATCCAAAGCTTGAGCTCAActcgtttattttttttattagttattTTAATTATATACATATctatttgtttttaattttttatatagttTTTGTTTTATCAGAGTTGTATgtgtaattattttattttacaaTATATATTAATCATATTAAACAAAAGTTATTAAGTGTTTATGGAAATAATATGCTTGTATATGAAGTTCGGGCTCGTTTATTTATCGAGCTTATTTTAAACTCGGGCACTAGCGGGTACTACTTATCTCACATAACCTTCAATCTGATGATCCCcataaaataaaaattatgtaAATGTCTAAAATCAATATAATATTCTACTATGAGTTTGTTGACCGAGGGATGACCACCGATACGTTTGACTACAGGTTGATGTTGCACTAAAGCTGTCAAAGATGCAAGAATTCACCGGCCGTTCTGCACCTACTGTGATCACATAGATATATATACACATGCTGCTGCTATGAGCCTGTGATCAATACCGTATGTATTTTTTCGTGTTTTATAGCAATAAAGTTGACTTTCAGTGGTGCGGTTCTTGCTTGTTACTTTCACAGGCATCAGTTTGTTGAATGCTTTGATGATTTACAAAGTTTTGTTGTGTTAATCATTCAGTCAGACCTTGAGAATCTTTTGCCAACACCAATTTACTGTTTTTCATTTTGAATATAATAAAACCGAACAGGAAGCGTACCGTATTGGACCCGAATCAGAGCCATATACTCAGTCTGCAAGTGATTTTAAAAGTTGACGGGATTTCTTTGAACCGGCTGGTTGTAAGTAGAGGTGCCCAAACTGGGTTTTTTATTTAACCGGGTCGGGTTTGGTCAACACGTTCGGGTTTTTGACCAGTTTGGCTAGGTTTTTTTTTCGAGTTTTGGCCAGTTCGGGTCCGGGTTTTGACCGGGTACAGATGGAATCGGTTCCGGGTCGGGCCGGTTTGGTTCCTTTTTCTAAAACCCGGGTCTGGAACTGGGCTGTAACCATGGGTCGGGTCCGGACCCGGTtttttttgtgcacctctagtgTAAGCAAACCAGAAAAAAAACAGGTCTAACCGGTTAAAATCCtacacaaaatatatataaaaatgaaTCATATTTACAATGTCACGAGAAagacttatttttattatatgttCGTGGTGTGCGAGCAACCTAGGACAGTAGTCACATATATGAATGCACCTGGTTTTCTTGGTTGGTTTGACCGGTTCAACCCGTGAACCTTTAGAACGACTTGTTTAATCACCAGTCTGATTTTCATTACACTGAATAACTAACTACATTTTTTGTGTGTTCACGCGTTCATGATTTTTGGCCGCGAGAAGCGCACCCCAATTTGGAGATGCTTGTCAAGAGTTGGTTATTTTTTTATGTAAATATAAGTATGTTCTTATATATTTATAACCATTTGTTCATTTGTAATTTAAACTTCGAATTTTACACATGGAAAAGTGTAAAATGGGTCAAGCTTGAGCTTGGCTCGCATACTCAAATAAACAATAGAAAGATATAAATGACAAAAAAGTCCCAAATATCATAAAATTTAAAATCCCGTTAccttaataaaataaaattaaaaccaaTATGACATCATCATTTCTAAGGGCATAATGGTAAAACTATTAGCTCTcattcttttttttattaaaacgcAATTTTAACCTTTCCTGCTTAGCAGACACTGTGTATGTTAGTCCTTCATCATCATCAATCTTAAATTCTTAATGGAACTGTTTGGTGTTTAAAACATCAAACAATTTGTTCCAATCCAACGGCTCCAAGGAGGTTAGCGGCAGAAATGCGGCCCCCACACCAAGGGCCACAACGAGGAACATCGTAGCTTTCAAGCACCCTGACCCGCGTGATAACCGTTTCAATAACACCTTACAGTGTTTATCAGCTTCCTTGTAGAGCGCTTGATCGCCAGAGTTATCTCCATCGGTCATCGCCTTTTCgttctaaaaaataaataaataaaaatcatatAACTTGGGGAAAACGGACAAAAGTGTTTCCGGGTCGACCCGACCCGCTTCGACATGATACCTTTCGCTTTAAACTCATGAGAGTTGCGGTTAGGGCCTCGAGAGAAGGAGGGTTAAGAGAGAGCTCCTTCCATTGTTCGTTGAGCCTTCTCAAAATAACGATGCTTGCTTTTAGATTATCTAAATAGAAATTATCCTGCACGTATTTATATTTAAGAACGAATGATATTTAGTTATAGATATAATCCAACACAAACGAAATAGTCATTTTTAATGAAAATGTAAAACATGTGAGTCGGGTCCGGTCAACTGGGCCGTTTAAAAAAGTTTAATTTGGTTTGGGTCAAAACAGGTTCTAACCAAAACTGTGCCGGGTTGATATGGGTCGCTTTAAAAATGTCATCAAAATAGGTTCACCAGCTAAGTGGTGGTTACAAACACTATTGTTGAGCGGAAAACCGAAATAACCAAATGGAAACCGAAAAACTGATTTAACCAAACCGAAAAAACCAAACCACACAAATGATTTTtgaagtattataaaagaaaatgtcttaataaaaactttggaGACACATAAAtatagattagaaggttaggtttatgtgaaCAATGTTAATTCAAAAGGTTAAATATATTAACATAAATGTAAACACCCAAGAAAGATTCTTCAATCTTGGATTATACTTTATATTTTTGAATCTTGCGTAATTTTATTctaaaaaaccgaaccgaaccattgccaaaaccgaaaaaccgaacaTTTTGGTTCGGTGTTGCCTTAAAActgaaccgaaccgtgcacacccctagttTCAAATTATCAAGTTTTACAAGAGTGGCCCATTTTGATTCGTATAAACCGATTAGACCCAATGTATAACGAACCCACAAGTGATCGAAAATTGCTCAAATATAAATACCAATgtctagatttaaaaaaaaaagaatcgaAACTTACCCATTGCTTGCAGCAATCAGGGTTTTGAGTCAAGCACCAGATAAAAATGCTTGATGCTTCATGGGATAGCTCAGGAACGCCTAACATTTCCAAAGAACAATAATCAACAAATTACGttttaatatatacatatattctttaaaattagaaatttatatattttaataaagtACCTTCTCCGGAAGCTTTTAACGAAACAGTCATAATTTGTTGAGAGACTTGTTTCATGGCTTTGCTTCCAGGGGAACCAGCAAGAGCCACCTTCTTGAGTGTAGGATACACCGCTTCAAACCTTTCGGTTGCCTATACAACACCAACCAGAAGCTAAATAATATTATCACTACCGATATGGGTTTACCCAAAaacacttttttttctttttttgtccATTTTTTCAAGATAACGGGATAACGCATGTAGAGGCCACCCGAGTATTCAACCTTTTTCAATAAGGTCATCCAAGTGTGTTATCTTGTTTCATTATATGTATAAAAAAAGTTCATGCTTGTGAATAGTGAGTGAGGTGGTGCTAAAATGCACCATTTACCCTTTGCAGCTTTGCTATAATGAGCAGTCCTATCTACGCTAAAATGAGCCCCTTTTGTGGTTattgtttgtgtgtttttttatcgTTTAGCCAAAGATTTCATTTGACATTTGATTTATAAGCCGAATAAACAGTCTGAACAATAGTAAATGCCCATTTTACCCTTTTACAGGAATTACTACTGAAGATATGGTGGCACACAATAGCAGTTCAAGTGCCAATAGTAAATGGTCATTTTACCCTTTTTGCGACTTTTCTACTAAATGAACACTCTGAATGTAAgtaaatgaccattttaccctaCAGAAGTCTCACCTTGACCCGAGCTGATGATGAAGGGAAGGTGACTCTCAATAACAAGTCAAGTGCTGATGGTGGCAATAAACGCTCACCCTTACGAACAGCACCATTTACTAATATAGTTTCAGCCTTTGGAGCAGAGAGAATCCTACGAACACAACAAGTAAAACAATATGTCACATGTTTCAAAGTCTCAGGGGAAACTAGCGGATTAGATGTGCCAATTTCAACACATTTACATGGaaacatggttgtaaaaatcccgactagccTCGGATTAGTCgtcgattaatcgctagtcggagGTTCACCAAGTAATTTTTTATCTAATCGGCCAATTAATCAGTAGGCTGTCAACAGTGGTCAAATCCAGTCCTAATTGGCCAAAAATTGGTGGCAGTCTAGCGATTCCGGCCAGATTCTTGACCAAAACCTGTAAATTTCAGAAATTAATCCTATCTACTTGAAAATATTGGTCGAAGGtgtttttcactttatgtacaagcatttaggaTAATGTAcaagttttcaaaacaaaataaagtaggttaaaagacggaaatacccctgacttaacgaagagaaaaatggatggagttaacaagccggatgaaaacggcaagatttcaaaccttttggatccagatgcgaaaaaacaaacatttggacgaaagtcgcaaaactggccaaacctcagggacgaaaatgacattttactccaAATTTAAATATCTTGTTACACTTGAAATGCCAAAAAATCACTGGATACCGGCCCgacgtgttttgacttttgactcGCACATAACGATTATTTGACCCAAACCCATTATGACCCATTAGTATGTTACCCAACCCGTCTATTTTACCACATTTATAATGGATGTTAGAAAAATAAAGTCAActaaaaggtaaaaacctttccACTAATTGTAATATTAGATCCCGAGTTTGTGGATTGGAGCCCAGTTTGGTCCCAACTATTGGCAATATCAAATGTGACCACAAGTATAACCCGACAGCAAGGTCCCCTTGTGATGCCTGCATATTTAAACTTTATATTATTACATTATGAAATCAGAAATAAAAATGTGTTGCTCATGAACAATCAATGTTGTTGAGTTAACTCACTTGTGTTACCATCCACACAATCACCGGAAGCTTGTCTTGTCCTAGATGCTTTAGTGTTTCATTTAAAGTAGGTAATGCGGTAACTAGCACATCAGGTTTTCTGCGTAACACCATTGCTAATACTACAAACAGACCCACCTGTTAAGAATTTACAGGAATGAAAACAAGTTAAATCTTACTGCATGTTGTAAATATCTACAtactataaattagcaacattTTGGTGCATAGAGATGTTGTACCCCatgcttgggggggggggggggttacaaataaaattgatattacacttttaaccaaaacTACTTGATTTTTACTTAACCCAAAAATTTTCATCTTTTCCGGTTTAACCTCgcaatttttttactttcaactatGGTCCCCTATACTTTTCATATCTCGTAAATTTCAAcgattttatgttttgttttacaatcgttctaaattttgcgagttaacatggcgCAACATGTGTTTGGTTAaacgtttttacgtcgtctatttttccccgtttgacaggttcgtcacaATGTGaggggtcctaaatcgacttagtgattattttctatgttttacgtttcggtctaatttctttGCATTAACACGCCGGAACTTCAGTGTGGTGGTTGTTGGCGGTGGTGGGGCATTGGTGCTCTTTGTCATGGTTTTACGCCCCCAACGCAAtgcaagggggggggggggggggggggggagaggaATCTAGTTAAGTTGATAAAGAAACATCAAGAGATTTCCCTGATCTTACTTGAGATTTTGAGGATGTTTTTTGGGCCCCTTTCTTCGATCCCTTTGCACCGCCTAATTGGCTTGCCAGGTCAGCAAGAATGTTGTCTAAAGACCAAAGGAAAAAAGAACCAAGGGCTTCCATAGATCGTTTGTTGATCCAGTCAACTGATGTCTTGTAAACAGCTTCAGGAATATGTGACACAGGATTCTGCACTTACAAGAAACAGTTTGAATAGTTTAGTTTTTGAACTCTTTTTATCACGGTATGTCGGTATCATCATATATATTAGTAAAAGCCACAATCATAGGCACAAATGCACAATGACTTGGCAGCATAAGTTTAAATtctattatgtttttttttaatttatatgcACAGATTCAAGAAGAGGACTTACATCAGCGACCTTTGCAACAGGAGATTCTCTGAACAACTTCACCCAAGGAAATTGTGAAGCAGTCACACTAGCGAATGCACGACCAAAATAGTCAGCAAATCGCATCAACTGTATATCTTGTTGGTCCTCAAATGAAGTCTGCAAACACGTATACATGTGTTATAAATATTAATTTCTAGTATTTCAAGTTGCATAATTGAATCAAACTTAAAAGGTTCTCGAAACTAAAACTAATAAGCTTCTCTTCTGATTCAGTTGCATATCTTGTAAGATGATAATGAAGCTGTAAGCATAATCTATATCCAACAGCTATAAATTTGAATAATGTTTAACAAAATATAACCGAATAATGAAATAAATCATAGCACAGCATTGAACTGATTTGTAAAAACCTCTAAGCAATTCACTCACGGTCGCATCTAACAATATCCAACAAGTTTCAACGAATTTCAATCAATAACGAAATAAATCATAGCATAGCATTGAATTGAATTGTAGAAACATCCAAGCAATTCACTCACTGTCACATCTAACAATATCAACAATAATCTAAATCAGTAAATCTACAACCACATCAACAATAACTTCATCCTAGAGCTAtaaattatgaaaaaaaaaatcaacaaatcaCATCAGATCATTGAATATAAAAACATCTAAGCAATTCACTCAGTCACATCCAACAATATCAACAATAATCTACAACCACATTAACAATAATTTCATCTGAGAGCTAtatactgaaaaaaaaaaaaaaaaacctcaacaAATTTGAACCTAACACTAAATTAATTATACCATATCATTAAACTGAATTGTGAAAACAACATCTAAGCAATTCACTCACGGTCACATCTAGAAATATCAACTATAATTTTGTTCTAGAGctataaatatttaaaaagtttCAACAAATTTCAATTAATAATGAAATAAATCCCCGCAATTCACTCACTGTCACATCCAAAAATATCAACATTAATCAACAACAAGATCAACAATAATTTCATCCTAGAGCTTTAAACTCAGAAAAATTTTCAACAAATAATCACTGTCACATCCAACAATATCAACATTAATCTACAACAAGATCAACAATAATTTCATCCTCGAGCTTTAAACTCTGAAAAATTTTCAACAAATAATAACTAATATTTAAACAAATCACATCAGATCATTGAATTATAAAAACATCTAAGCAATTCACTCAGTCACATCCATCAATAATCTACACAACCACATCAACAATAATTTCATCCTACAGCTATAAACTCCGAACAAATTTCAACAAATCATAActattaatgaagtaaatcataGCAGAAAAATGAATTAAATTGCGAAAACAACATCTAAGAAATTCACTCACTGTCACATCCAACAATATCAACAATAATCTACAACCACATCAACAATAATTTCATCCTAGAGCTATAAACTCCGAACAAATTTCAACTAATAAT encodes:
- the LOC110926315 gene encoding uncharacterized protein LOC110926315, with product MEFESTTSTIAEQHNNDHGWQKVTYAKKKRKNPVPLNSVSNGSVISNNNNNNDNVFSVIEKKSEERRKVIEAQRSSSAVYDDDSQVRSSKTKKNYSDYEDSDEEVVENRLDVNNDVEKKKKMKKVKKPKVTMAEAVAKIDVDELASFLVDITTSFEDQQDIQLMRFADYFGRAFASVTASQFPWVKLFRESPVAKVADNPVSHIPEAVYKTSVDWINKRSMEALGSFFLWSLDNILADLASQLGGAKGSKKGAQKTSSKSQVGLFVVLAMVLRRKPDVLVTALPTLNETLKHLGQDKLPVIVWMVTQASQGDLAVGLYLWSHLILPIVGTKLGSNPQTRDLILQLVERILSAPKAETILVNGAVRKGERLLPPSALDLLLRVTFPSSSARVKATERFEAVYPTLKKVALAGSPGSKAMKQVSQQIMTVSLKASGEGVPELSHEASSIFIWCLTQNPDCCKQWDNFYLDNLKASIVILRRLNEQWKELSLNPPSLEALTATLMSLKRKNEKAMTDGDNSGDQALYKEADKHCKVLLKRLSRGSGCLKATMFLVVALGVGAAFLPLTSLEPLDWNKLFDVLNTKQFH